From Anaerolineae bacterium, the proteins below share one genomic window:
- a CDS encoding phosphatase PAP2 family protein: MTTVERWQTWDERISQRLRLDHRPGWLTTCFGWLSHTGDGWLWVLLPLALGLFSKGAWRHAGWTLLAGVLLTAATVGLLKVLFRRQRPQGQWGTLYRKTDPHSFPSGHAARAAMLGLVGWAVLPPPWAAALSLWGGLVAVSRVLMGVHYLSDVLAGVLLGLALGGAMWWLQGLWPLW, from the coding sequence GTGACGACCGTGGAACGCTGGCAGACTTGGGACGAGCGGATCTCCCAACGGTTACGCCTGGACCACCGTCCGGGCTGGCTGACCACCTGCTTTGGCTGGCTTTCCCACACCGGCGACGGCTGGCTGTGGGTGCTGCTGCCCCTGGCCCTGGGGCTATTCAGCAAAGGCGCCTGGCGCCACGCCGGATGGACCTTGCTCGCCGGGGTGCTGCTCACCGCGGCCACGGTAGGCCTGCTCAAGGTACTCTTCCGCCGCCAGCGTCCCCAGGGGCAATGGGGTACCCTTTACCGCAAAACCGACCCCCATTCTTTCCCTTCGGGCCACGCGGCGCGGGCGGCCATGCTGGGTCTGGTGGGCTGGGCCGTTCTCCCCCCGCCCTGGGCCGCCGCCCTCAGCCTGTGGGGTGGTCTGGTCGCCGTTTCCCGCGTGCTCATGGGGGTGCATTACCTTTCCGATGTGCTGGCCGGGGTGCTGCTCGGCCTGGCGCTGGGGGGCGCGATGTGGTGGCTTCAAGGGCTGTGGCCCTTGTGGTAG
- a CDS encoding NTP transferase domain-containing protein, whose translation MDAVVLAGGGVEPQDPLYDYTQGRPKALLDIAGKPMLQWVLDALEAAPSVERLIVVGLDALTGFQAAKMSSLLPGQGGLLPNILAGLREVRRLNPTAEYTLLVSGDIPGITAEMVEWVIAHALDGEPFDLAYLVVPREVIERRFPASRRTYLRLKDTEVCGGDMQVVRTSLAETHTEIWERLIAARKNPLRQAQILGWDLVVKLLFRQLTVDEAVRLAARRLGVRGKLLLSPYAELGMDVDKPHQVELMRQALSARGPASPEASGG comes from the coding sequence ATGGACGCTGTGGTACTCGCCGGCGGTGGTGTGGAGCCACAAGACCCGCTCTACGACTACACCCAGGGCCGCCCCAAGGCTTTGCTGGACATCGCCGGCAAGCCCATGCTGCAATGGGTGCTGGACGCCCTGGAAGCGGCCCCCTCGGTCGAACGCCTCATCGTCGTGGGGCTGGATGCGCTGACCGGCTTCCAGGCCGCCAAAATGAGCAGCCTGCTGCCCGGACAGGGCGGCCTGCTCCCCAACATCCTGGCCGGACTGCGCGAGGTGCGACGCCTCAACCCCACGGCCGAGTACACCCTGCTGGTCTCCGGCGACATCCCCGGCATCACGGCCGAGATGGTGGAATGGGTCATCGCCCATGCGCTGGACGGCGAGCCCTTCGACCTGGCTTACCTGGTCGTCCCCCGTGAGGTGATAGAACGCCGCTTCCCTGCGTCGCGCCGCACCTACCTGCGCCTGAAGGACACCGAAGTGTGCGGCGGGGACATGCAGGTGGTGCGCACTTCTCTGGCCGAAACCCACACCGAAATCTGGGAACGGCTCATCGCGGCGCGCAAAAACCCGCTCAGGCAGGCCCAGATATTGGGCTGGGATCTGGTGGTGAAACTTCTTTTTCGTCAGCTCACGGTGGACGAGGCGGTGCGCCTGGCGGCCCGGCGGTTAGGCGTGCGCGGCAAACTCCTGCTGTCCCCCTACGCCGAGTTGGGGATGGATGTGGACAAGCCCCATCAAGTCGAATTGATGCGGCAGGCCTTGTCGGCGAGGGGCCCTGCTTCCCCGGAGGCTTCGGGAGGGTGA
- a CDS encoding branched-chain amino acid transaminase, whose product MPKYAFFKGKIVPYAEAKVGVLTHALNYGTSVFGGVRAYWNDEEEQLYLFRPYDHYRRFLRSAKLLRMEFDYTPESLTEITKELLRVEGHREDVYIRPLAFKADEAIGVKLHGLTDEISIVSLPFGRYVSNDTNAHVTISGWRRIDDNTIPARGKIGGAYVNSAFIKSDALLAGFDEALVLTNEGHISEGSAENVFIVRDGVLITPSVTENILEGITRRTVJQLAKEELGIPVVERPIDRTEVYICDELFLTGTAAQVTAVTRVDFYPVGNGEMGPITAQLRELYNQVVRGKHPKYRHWNVPVYEK is encoded by the coding sequence CTGCCCAAGTATGCTTTCTTCAAAGGCAAAATCGTGCCTTATGCGGAAGCCAAGGTGGGGGTGCTGACCCATGCGTTGAACTACGGCACTTCGGTTTTCGGCGGAGTGCGGGCGTATTGGAACGATGAGGAAGAGCAGTTGTATCTCTTCCGCCCTTATGACCACTATCGGCGCTTTCTGCGTTCGGCTAAACTCTTGCGCATGGAGTTCGACTACACCCCTGAAAGTCTGACCGAAATCACCAAAGAGTTGCTGCGGGTCGAGGGGCATCGGGAGGATGTGTACATCCGCCCGCTGGCCTTCAAAGCCGACGAAGCCATTGGCGTCAAGTTGCATGGGTTGACCGATGAGATTTCCATCGTGTCTTTGCCCTTTGGCCGGTATGTGAGCAACGACACCAACGCCCATGTCACTATCTCGGGCTGGCGACGGATTGACGACAACACCATCCCCGCGCGGGGGAAGATCGGCGGGGCCTATGTGAACTCGGCGTTCATCAAGTCCGATGCCCTGTTGGCCGGGTTCGATGAGGCGCTGGTGCTCACCAACGAGGGCCATATCTCCGAGGGCAGCGCGGAGAATGTGTTCATCGTGCGGGATGGGGTACTGATTACGCCGTCGGTCACCGAGAACATCCTGGAGGGCATCACYCGYCGCACGGTGMTCCAACTGGCCAAAGAGGAGTTGGGGATCCCGGTGGTCGARCGGCCCATTGACCGCACCGAGGTGTACATTTGCGAYGAGTTGTTCCTCACGGGCACGGCGGCTCAGGTRACGGCGGTGACGCGGGTGGATTTCTACCCCGTGGGCAAYGGCGAGATGGGCCCCATCACCGCTCAGTTGCGCGAGTTGTACAATCAAGTGGTGCGGGGCAAGCAYCCCAAGTACCGCCATTGGAATGTRCCGGTGTACGAGAAGTAG
- a CDS encoding quinate 5-dehydrogenase codes for MKHVVSISIGSSKRNKRVEIELLGEKIILERIGTDGDMEKATQLYRELDGKVDAFGVGGTDLGLRVGDKWYPLYSVQPMVRFVRQTPIVDGGGLKNTLEYRLAFFIDEHLGDYVREHGGKKALVTSAADRWGMALSFYEAGYEVVYGDLMFGLGLPIPLRTPQAVQRLAAVIGPIVGRLPFHWLYPTGEAQEKHIPKWGKYYQWATVIAGDCHYIKRHMPHRLDGKIIATNTTTPDDVERFRQAGVKYLVTSTPVLDGRSFGTNLMEAALMALAGKGRPLTPEEINDLLEQLHMEPQLHELN; via the coding sequence ATGAAACATGTGGTCAGCATCAGCATCGGCTCATCCAAGCGCAACAAACGGGTGGAAATTGAACTTTTGGGCGAAAAGATCATCCTGGAGCGCATCGGCACCGACGGTGATATGGAGAAAGCCACCCAACTTTATCGCGAACTGGACGGCAAAGTGGACGCTTTTGGCGTTGGGGGTACCGACCTGGGGCTGCGCGTGGGCGACAAATGGTATCCCCTCTACTCCGTGCAGCCCATGGTGCGTTTTGTGCGTCAAACGCCCATTGTGGACGGCGGCGGTCTGAAAAACACCCTAGAGTATCGCCTGGCCTTTTTCATCGACGAGCACCTGGGCGACTATGTGCGCGAGCATGGCGGGAAAAAAGCCCTGGTCACCTCGGCCGCCGACCGCTGGGGCATGGCCCTTTCCTTTTACGAGGCCGGCTACGAAGTGGTCTACGGCGACCTAATGTTCGGTCTGGGCCTGCCCATCCCGTTGCGCACCCCGCAGGCAGTGCAACGCCTGGCCGCCGTCATCGGCCCCATCGTGGGGCGCCTGCCCTTCCACTGGCTCTACCCCACCGGCGAAGCGCAGGAGAAACACATCCCCAAGTGGGGCAAATACTACCAGTGGGCCACAGTCATCGCCGGCGATTGCCATTACATCAAACGTCACATGCCCCACCGCCTGGACGGCAAGATCATCGCCACCAACACCACCACCCCCGACGATGTGGAGCGCTTTCGCCAGGCCGGGGTAAAATATCTGGTCACCAGCACCCCTGTGCTGGATGGCCGCTCCTTCGGCACCAATCTGATGGAAGCGGCCCTGATGGCCCTGGCCGGAAAAGGTCGCCCCCTGACCCCAGAAGAGATCAACGACCTGCTGGAGCAACTGCACATGGAGCCCCAACTGCACGAACTGAACTGA